The genomic DNA ttttgcccaaaacctgccgaaacttgctgatgacattgcttgtcaagcaaagtcttaagcaaattctgctgaaccttaCGCCTAACCCTAAGCATGGCCCAAAATACCACATGTCTACCCCACATTTTAAAAAGCCCAGCATTTCCGCCAATTTTCCAAAAACCTCGCCAACACTCCCGATAAACCTCGTCGACTTCCTTCCTCACGCCATTTTTTCCGGCAATTTTTACAGGAAGCCGAAAGGTTTCCTCCTTTTCATTAAAATGGTaagaaccaaaatgtggtccTCTCACAAACCTAAACTCAGTGGACTTCGACATTCTGTCAAATCTAAAATGGGTACTCCATCCTCATTAcccacaaaccctaaccccagccccAGTCCGCCATTACCTCAGTCCCCACCACCACAAACGCCGCCATTACCACAATCACCACCACCTCAGTCACCGCCCCCGCCTCCAAGCCAAATACCACCTCTTATTCCGCCGACTCCCCTCTCGCCGCAATCCGAGCCGCCAAATGAAACACAAATTACCGACACCCATTCCCCCGAACCAACGCCTGACTCTGTTCCTACTCAAACGAAGACccaaggaaaaacaaaaagggcTGCAAGTAAACCTAAGAAAACCCCTGTCGGAAAAAGGAAACGAGTACCCTCTGTCCCCTTCGACTTAAACTCTCCACCTCAGTCCTCTGAACCAGTTAGCAAAAGGACCAGGTCTTCCTCGCAAACCCCAGCACCAGCGGTCCAAACACCAGTAACCCAGTCTCCCTTACATTCTCCAGCACCTGCGTCATCTGCAGATACTATAgaggaggtaatttctccattaccttgggcttttagggATATGGATATGAAAAAGGCATATGAGAAATTActttctaaaaatattttggcaaacaagtatatggatgagcagattttgaaagaattaggcatttatgaTTCTGTCTTTGCCTATTTGGATGTTGTTAGCTGGACTGATTTTGCTAaaattagggaaccagtgtacaaggatCTAACCCTCGAATTTTTGAGTTCCCTAAAGTTGAGTTTCAAACCAACAGTGCCTGAACATAAAGATATgatatattttcgatgtgctggaattgatagggagttagacatgggTGCTTTGAATGCcatttttggttttcaggattcggggtataaaaacattgagtggcagcaaactgtttatgaccctgttcaattctggaaagatattgcaccttttggaggttattatagacagaggactgcaaaagcctctaggatagttgacCATGTATTGAAATACCTCCATCGGTTCATTActtacactgttttaggaaggggacacagtaACAGTATTGTGGGTGCTGGGGATTTGTTTCTattgtggtgcatgaaggagagaaaacaagtaagtacagcccatttcatagctactcattggcaccaaattgtcacaaagcatactaaaggtagtattgtttttggggggtatataactgccatagcaaaatcatttagctttgatgctagtctatataaatTCTTTGCCAGTTTAGGGAATCATATATAGACAAAGACCATGTTGCCGcatatggatgtttgtgagaaaatAGGCCATACATATACTGCATTCTGACAAGACTGATACCCGACTCATCGCAAACCCCACCACTTTTGAACCAGCAGAACCACAACCAACCTCTACCCCACACTTCTCAGCAGACATGTTATCCATCTTAAAATCCTTGGAATCCAGAATAACAACTTTCACTGTCAACACCGCTCCCTCACGATACCACGTAAATTCTTGCTTCCTTGaaaaacttagaaatcaaaattgaagCCATGGGTCGGAGCGAgttaaccaaaagaagaagctagaaaagaaacttaaaaagagatttttatctcttaaaaagaaacagaagcaacatcaacttcaaatgctggagctttacaacaaactggcccaatcctacaacaatttatatcattggggccaagccatgtttcaagaaatgaaagacctcacagaaaaCTTGAAACTGCTCAAGCTTGGATCACACTGAACCTATCGCAGAACTCGGCGGACCACGATGCAGAACCAAGGCTTGATAGCGTAACTCGATCGATGTGCAGTTTTAATTTCTGTTTTcagtttattttgtaatctgtttattttagcTTTCGAACTTTGGTActagttgtaatactttggtaattagtttttatgattatacttgcacttctttcctttagtttacttattttatttcattttactctattttattttctgctatggacatagttactctgtgaatgctttttggtttaatttttgatttaactgttagatcttatttctttacattttttcatcttcttgcacattatttttgcactttatcttttcttcaatcctaactttgttgacattgatgagttgcacaaattTTCTTTGAGCCGCATCTGTTCCACATCAGTTGGAGGTAACAGCTTCCCTTTTACCatttatgcttatggtatgttgccaatgcttatgctttcgctttaccctacgcagcaggttaagcaacatcttaagcagtgtaaattcatacatttgggatactttttcacatttttttctctctaaagctttattgttaatatcattttgagctaattctggaattcttgagcttatatttatttaatccccaattgtataaatttcaataatttagcaATTCTCACAGTTttacccatctttgcattcatttttaacattgaggacaatgtttcatttgagtttgggggtgaaggcaaaatttttgcaaatttttaaaaattttcttttattcatttattgcatttcattcatccatatatagataatccatacacttatacatataccacacacatgtctatacttatacacatacatttgcatatagttttcatatagattacacttagttttaatttgatttatgcattcattttaggatcatgcatataaaaaataatttttttaccttgtccttagaggattgagagttgctttgaagagcaattaagcttacttttagaagggtttgatggattgaaagttctagataggtgcaaagctattagattcttgctttagtttatatcttcttagccaagggccacccaatcaattgcattgactttgagtgcttagagaaaactctagagtgagaagtagctaattgatgtctcaccaatcctagaacaatcttcctaaacctttcaaggcgaaatcatagcatacacttgaaaaagaaatgatctaggcattctttgaattttaaacccatattttagccttagccaacctcacttcaaaatttccctttgaaaccaatttgagcctacatttatctctCTTACTCCTTTGGAACCCACAtcaatgcctagccataaacccaaacacttacctaccctccatgagaataattctctaagtgatagatacacataaaaaaaaaaaagaaaaaaaatatatgtataacaattagttgggagaagtgactaaaaaaaaagctagcaaattcaattatggtatgtaaagtaattcaccacccaaatacacaaagaaatgagtttgggggtgaattgaaagggacaattataattcaaagtcaatgttatttatgtagtccctctaaaagcttcaaaattatatgctagcattggtgaacagttgtaaagttccttcccccatttgattcaaaaaaaaaaaaaaagaaaaaaaaaatttttgtgtgtcttgatcttttaataatttgattatcctcatattttgttacctttatcctttctttgttagccatattatcacccccttagccccattataacccttgaaagtccttttgatcttttgatggtgtttttgttacattagtggagattggaataggagaattgcctatgggattgtgatatcGTTAAttcattcatttacttccatcattatttgagatacTTTAGcttatggattaccctatagtctatttaggcacgattattctttgtgattgattggtttgggcttgatgatatggataattgacccaaggctaagcggtgataactttggtaaggattaaaTTCTTCgcatcttgaaagtgggtatatggtttgttggtggctaaaggtaagcttgagagtttggataagtaattttcataaatttaaggtaaggtaccccaaattgcattaattgttttaatttgcttgaggacatgcAAAGATttaagtttgggggaatttgttacactcatttcatatagacattttagggtagttttgcattcattttgcccttatattttagtatatttatgtttttagctttattttagctcatttgttaaatttaaatactttatatttgattttccttattttgttgtttttgataggattttgtggcaaatcaaggatcaatgagtgcattagggagtgatttgaagaaatttggaattctttaagcatggaggaaagttgaagaaatcaagccttgaaagagcaaactagccgaaaattgcttgagactttgcttaaggtcatgcttagggtaaagcggcaatgcttaaggtgcagcacaagtcaagcatgagcagaaaagtccattttactctaagtctgccgagatttgctgaaggtctgcttaaccttaagcagacagtgcgaccagaggctaaatttgctaagaagctgcttagggttaagcctaaccctaagcagaatgcccagaacgtgaaagtgctgctgacttggataattttacacctcatttcctatccactccttagctgttatttacttttagggcagctttttgggaccatataaattcatcatttccttatttttgccacaagaggaagagAGGAGaaacaaaaaaggaagaaaatataTAGAAAGAGGGAGAGAAGACGCCATCCTCTGGAGGAAGAAGGAGTCTGCGACGAGTTTGGAGCTCgaaaccagagaccttggttcttccacACAGGTTTTCCCATTTCAGTCCTttaatcatgtttttctttattcttccatctatatttcttgtaaataccattatgagtgagtaatttctttagatttgagttgggaaatatgttttagattaatttgtggatttggattgggtatttccttattttacataaatatgagttttgattccttccttgtgtgcttgatttacttgcctaatgtcggtacccattgggtattgtgttaatctttgattgaaggaccgaaaggtgaaagtcattgatagttaatcaaggattggaacttaaaatcacctagatttagaaataaactaggactttaagaggaattaattattggttacaaaacttaatgggttttaaagtaatcaaatacatacgaaagtaggtttggttattttagaatacactttgatatgcttgaaaaagatattaaagggatttagaatcaatttccttcaaactctatttttccctgaaaattggaatgcccaagacaaatcccaattaatttatgcataaatccccaactctggaatcacttttaccataattagactttcgtttaaattacccattgtcaattttagtttaattgcgagctagaattagaatttatttgtttgctctttacccatttcaattagattaatcaatttaccttacttatttacatttaccatttattcattaatcattagcccaaataatcgcttcattcatagtttagtaatcaaacagcaaatcctcgtgggaacgatacttgattcatcactttattacttgagacgacccgtatacttgcggattcgcaCCATCAATATCGAATCCTGAACAATTAATGAATCTAACATACTTATTCATGAAATCTCTCTTCTTCTCAGTTTTGATTTTCTAGCTCTTCTGTTATTTTTCTCTTTTTGATtcgtttagctatttactttgtcAAAGCATTGGGTTGTTAAATTCACTTTGTTATTCTTTTACTGAATTTAATTGCACTTGAAATCATTTTTTAATTTACTAGATTTCATTTTTCTTCTATCAGGTACGATTCTTATCTTCTTTCTAAGGCTGAGAAAAACTGTAAGTTAGAGGGAAGTTTTCACTAGAGCACTCTTTACTTTCTTGCACTTAGTTGAATGAAAATAGTCAAAATGGCCTAAGTTTAAACTTTGTCTCAGAAATTTTGTATAAGTTggccattgatgatattttaacgCACTGGCTTtggcattgattttttttttttatttggaggAAAGAATGATCGATTGGAGTAAGATTCACGGGTGTTTCACTATAAATTACAATACGTGGAATTCAATggtgtttctttttctttttctttttctacttAAAAAAGAGCTAAAATTCTTGTTTAGGGGCCTTAGAAATGTCTATATTGTGGCAAGTCAGATCTGTGAAATTGATTGTACTGCCTAAATGAATATCAATTTAGTTGTTATACAATTTAGGATAAATATTTCGCTATCTCCCACAAAGGAGAGTGAATCTTAATATGCTGCTTGCTTACCTTGCTTCCGGTTTGGTTCTTCTCTTTGCTTATTATTACTTAAGCTTTCGACTTGGTTCTTTGACTATCCTTGGATTTCTTATAAAATTCCTAATTCTTTTTAATTGGGTGTATTATTTGTTATCTTTGACAGAACGAAACCATGGTAGCAATTAAAGCTCCACGTGGCACTACTTTGGAAGTCTCAGATCCTGATGAGGTAATCCCATAAGCAGACGCCGGTCGATCAAGTACAAAATGCATAATTTTTGTGCAGGCATACTCAATATGGGCTATTAACTATCCCCAAAGGAGATACAGGATAGTCCTTAGAAGTACAATGGGTCCCATAGATGTTTATCTTGTCAGGCACTGTTCCTTCTTATGCGTTTTATATGACTGGTGAGACAAACTTCACATTAGTGGAATGGTTTATCCATTGAATTTTTTGAGACTTTTAAATAACTATTCTGATCCCTCTCCCCGTTGCCCCttcacattaattaattaatctgccATTATTTTGAATGTTACCTATTGGTGGGATACAAAATTCATGTAAAACCTGCCTTCAGTTATGTATAAGCTCTTTATCAGTTTGTTGGTCTCAGTCTTTGATGGTTTGGAAAATTAGGAACAACTGCTCTTGCGGAAAGAATTTCTAATTCGGTACAAACAATTCAATTGTTCAAAAGATACTAGATTGCATATATAAACTTGCAAAATTCGCTTTAAAGTGCCTAATGATTGACCTTGAATTAGTTTATCTAATATAGCTGTGATGAATTATTTGCCAGTGGTCTGTTCTTGCTTCAATGAATCATCTCtaatgtattttttatttattctagTGCTATAGGGTAGTGTTGACAGTTGATGCACACACCCATATGTGCCATAGGGTAGTGTTGTAAAATGCATCTGTCATCACAAATAATCTTTAGACTGCAAAGGAGCTAAGAAATAATGTCACTTTAGTCATAAGGGCAACATTAGTAGTTTGTGCATAATTCAAAACTGTTGTTTCAGCACTCCTCAAGGCTGCAAGAAAGATTAATTTTAGAGATATTTGAAGCCAAATAGCCTGCAACTGAAAGGTATAATGTGTTTAGACTGTCTATTCCATGagtttaaaaaattttagttgaatttctttatCTGCTTGATTGACAAACTCTGATTTTcactttcactttttttttttgtgcattATAAATTCTTGGAATAATTGGAAAATGATCTTTGTCAATGACCATCTTGGACTGGTCAAGATTGGTGATCTAGGCCTTGCAGCAATCATACAGGGTTCTCAATCAGCACATAATGTCATAGGTACTTGTTAATTACTCTCATTGAAACACGTAAACGATTATGTCCATTTTAGCTAATTATATTATTTCTTAACTTGCAGTAGCATTTGTTAGGCACCCTAGAATTCATGGCACCAGAATTATACGAATGGGATTACAATAAGCTTGTTGATATTTACTCAATTTGGTAGGTGTGTTTTAGAGATGCTTACATCTGAATACCTTTATGGTGAATGTGTTAACCCGGCACAAATTTACAAGAAAGCGACTTCGGTAAATCATGATGCCAAGATTTATAATTATTATCAAGCTAGAGTATGACATTCATACCATTTCAGTTATGCAGGGAAAGCTTTCTGCTGCATTCTATCAGATTCAGGACTTAAAGAAGAGCGGCTTATTGATGCCTATCATACATTCAACTACCAAGAAGATGATGGGACTAATCATCCTTTCAATTCTTTCTCCTTTTGTTCATTATCTCAAGCATCCATTTACCCGTTCAATTTCTGAGAATTTGATGTTTAATCCATTTATTGTGGAATGTGGAATTAGAaaaccatcaaatatatgtatataaattatttttctcaaTAGTATAGAGaatttaatattttcatattaaaTTCTTGACATTAATTTGTACAAGGTCATTACAATttataatattaagattaaatgcAAATTGGTATGAAAAATTtgttgcaaattttttttttttggagccAATATTgctcatgaattttttttttctattaatataatttttagtggataaatttttattattagtggggaatttatctgtccactaaaagTTGTGTTTTTTTTTACGAAAATTTATTTTGCCACTAGGGGTTGATTTTTTGTGGTGAAAAATTATTTCACCGCTAAAAATAATGTTTAGTGGTGGTCTTTTGTTTCACTGCAAAAACCTTTTGTGacattttttttttggcaaaCTAGTGGCAATTTTAAGATTCATCATTAAAGTTTTTAGAGGTGAAATTTGAGGCTTTAGTGGTGAATTCCCCTCCCCGCAAAAAAAGATCTTGTTTTGTTCTAGTGGCAAAATACGATTTGAGTttgatttatattataattataatttttattataattatttttagaaaagtataaatgtctgatttttaatttattttataaaaattgattttttaaaaaataaaaattatgattttttttatataaaaagaggaaattataattttaatgaactcttatttataaacttttgttttgatttgcaataaaaaaaaaaacttagttaAGTAGAAGTAACTGCAATTAAGACTATGAATTTAAACTTATATAAATTCAAAAtgaacttaaataaattataataaattatttataaaattttaaataatttaaaaattaagaatatttgtgtcCGATCAAAAGTTTACCCTCTTATTCGTATATTCATATATAATTATAGATAAATAGATTATAGATTATAGATATAGATAGATTATAGATATAttcttaatttatataaaatgctTTTAAGaggttatttttataattttttaactttacaaataattttatttttgtgttAACTATATAGTACAATAGTAATTCGTCATTTCTATTTTCTAAACAACATCTTTAtccattaatttctttttttcaaattcgttataatatataattattttattttattacatttaagtcaataatttaattaattatagagtacaaattttcttaaaaattttaactaattaaaacATAGTAATTCATAAATCTTTTCTATAAaatgatttataaattaataaatatttttatttatgtaattaactttattaatattaaaattttaattttaattaaaataattaaattatatatatataaataaaaaatataacttaTATACTATTATTGCACGTACCTTAAAAAAGCTtgtcagaatatatatatatatatatatatatatatatcgtaaTTTAACTGGACAATGAATTTTTGATTTAGtgaaaaaatattttatcttAACTATGTGAAATTCTATTTAATAAACAATGGATAGCATATACTTGAAATACTATTCTATTCTTAATATTCATTATTCATTGCATATCCCACTGACAAAGAAAATTCATTGCCCATTAATAAATGGTGGTGGAATTGTAACGGTCAATCAGATTACTACTTTTTatagtatatatataaatatatataattaatatgttgTAGCTTATCTTATTATAATgactaatttttataatattaagagggtaattattaaataattcgtaacttatatatatatatatatatatatatatatatatatatatatatatatatatatatatatatatatatatataatttataggaatatgaattttaaatttatataaattttaaaactaatttaaataaattatttataaaattgcaaacaatttaaaaattaaaggtaTTTGTATTCAATAAAAAATTCGCTCTCTTATTCGtactgtaacggcccggcccactagtgatattgtccgctctgggccgaagccctcacggttttaaaacgcgtcattaggggttacgaaccaccaacttataaacccagcatctctcccgtgttttgtcgatgtgggatttgcctagggtgttacacgtaCATTAATATATaactagtttttttttattattttaaatatgcaCTGCACGGTATTATACTCGTTATAAAATtcgtaattaattttttatataatttccattaattttttatatattatataatactaccataatattataaatactttattcaattatttaaattaaaatattaatttgaatatcattttaattaattatataaaaaatatttattaatttaaaaattattttttattcaattatatttttatgaaaattatatattatattattaaaatataatattaacttagttataaacttaaatgtaatataataaaaaaatataataataagttttaaaaatatatgtaacaccctccctgtagcaactccgtacattctactgttccggtgaccagtgtcggtccggacagctagaacatctagaaaaatatttaaactaaagtgagtaaccataattaactcaaatattaataagaaaaatttaggaaaaattttagaaataaaatacaactaagtcaaatgagccggtgcccaagcgatgggtaacctagtaggaagttgcggttctcgcaactaggagccctagacctagggaaaaattcataaaataattttggggactccagagaagggtcatagaggttccaatggcat from Hevea brasiliensis isolate MT/VB/25A 57/8 unplaced genomic scaffold, ASM3005281v1 Scaf385, whole genome shotgun sequence includes the following:
- the LOC131177263 gene encoding uncharacterized protein LOC131177263, yielding MGTPSSLPTNPNPSPSPPLPQSPPPQTPPLPQSPPPQSPPPPPSQIPPLIPPTPLSPQSEPPNETQITDTHSPEPTPDSVPTQTKTQGKTKRAASKPKKTPVGKRKRVPSVPFDLNSPPQSSEPVSKRTRSSSQTPAPAVQTPVTQSPLHSPAPASSADTIEENETMVAIKAPRGTTLEVSDPDEVIP